The Vicia villosa cultivar HV-30 ecotype Madison, WI unplaced genomic scaffold, Vvil1.0 ctg.001123F_1_1_3, whole genome shotgun sequence genome includes a region encoding these proteins:
- the LOC131633422 gene encoding cell division control protein 2 homolog 1-like, with protein MQHRKIVRLQDVVHSEKRLYLVFEYLDLDLKKHMDSSPEFIKDPRQVKMFLYQMLCGIAYCHSHRVLHRDLKPQNLLIDRRTNSLKLADFGLARAFGIPVRTFTHEVVTLWYRAPEILLGSRHYSTPVDVWSVGCIFAEMSNRLSLFPGDSEIDELFKIFRILGTPNEGTWPGVTSLPDFKSTFPRWPAKDLAAVVPNLEPAGLDLISSMLCLDPSKRITARSAVEHEYFKDIKFVP; from the exons ATGCAGCATAGGAAAATTGTTAG GTTACAGGATGTAGTGCACAGTGAGAAGCGATTGTATCTGGTTTTCGAGTATCTGGACTTAGATCTGAAGAAGCATATGGATTCATCTCCCGAGTTCATAAAAGATCCTCGACAAGTAAAA ATGTTCCTTTATCAAATGCTCTGTGGAATTGCTTACTGTCATTCACATAGAGTTCTTCACCGAGACTTGAAACCACAGAATTTGTTGATAGATCGCCGTACTAATTCTCTAAAGCTTGCAGATTTTGGATTGGCCAGGGCATTTGGCATTCCTGTCAGAACATTTACACATGAG GTAGTTACACTGTGGTACCGAGCTCCAGAAATATTGCTTGGATCTCGTCATTATTCAACTCCAGTCGATGTTTGGTCAGTGGGATGTATATTTGCAGAGATGTCAAACCGACTATCTCTATTCCCCGGGGATTCAGAGATTGACGAATTGTTTAAAATATTCAG AATCTTGGGCACCCCAAACGAAGGTACATGGCCAGGAGTAACTTCATTGCCTGATTTTAAATCAACATTTCCCAGGTGGCCAGCTAAG gacctaGCGGCCGTGGTTCCAAATCTTGAGCCAGCTGGTCTTGATCTTATTTCT AGCATGCTTTGTTTGGACCCCAGCAAAAGAATCACCGCCAGGAGCGCAGTGGAACATGAATACTTCAAAGACATTAAATTTGTACCCTAA